CATAGGCACGCCAATCTGGGCTTTGGAGAAGTTGCCGTTATGTCCCCAGTAATTATTATGGTTCTCATTGAACTCCTGACTGTGGTCGCCCGAAAGAATGATGATGGTGTTATCCATCAGTCCCTCTTTCTTCAGGGTCTCGAAGATGCGGCCCAGCAGCAGGTCGTCCTGATAGCAGCAGTTGCGATACATATTCCAGAAAGGAGTAGGATCCATATCGTTGCTGAGTTTGGTATAGTCGGCATACGCCCAAGCCGGCTGGAAACGCTTATTCTTGTCGGCAGGGAGTCCAAAGCTATGAGGCAGGTCGAAGAAAAGGAATGAGAAGAATGGCTTCCCGCTCTTCTTATGCTGCTGCGAATCGCTGATGAATTCCTCTGCTATCCTTGTATCTCGCTCCAGCGGCGTATTGCCTTTCGTCTCGGTATGGATGCCTGGCACCCCACCAAAGATGACTCTCCCGAATGGCGGGTCGGCAAAGGTGGCACTAGGATAGGTCTGTATCTCGTATCCCAGTTCCTGCAGGCGCTTGATGAAGAGCGGCTGGATATGGGCAGGGTCGAAACTCTCCCAGTAATAGCAGGATAATCCGAAGAAGAGGCTGAACACGCCGCTTCGGGTTCCATTGCTTCCGCTCACGTGATTGCTGAACCATTGGTTTTGCTGTGCTAACATAAAGCTCTAAAGCAGCCAAAGGAGAATAAGAGAGGTTGGAACGTAAACAGTTGGGAATGAGCAGATTTGCACAAAGTTGCCAAATCGACATAAAGCAAGCGAGTGAGGAATATTGAAGTAGTTCAGTTACTAAATCGTGAGCCACAGTTACCTATGCAAATCAGGTAACAATGCGGAAAGGCAACTTTGTGCATCAATGGATTTTATTGCGCTGATTCTCAATGTTTTGCGTATCAAGGAACGCTTACAAAATGATTATATTTGCACACTCAAAATGTAAGCGTTATGAAAATCGAAAAATTCAAGGTGTTGCTCTACCTAAAAAAGAGCGGAATGGACAAGAACGGAAAAGCTCCCATCATGGGACGCATCACGGTGAACAGGACTATGGCGCAGTTCTCCTGCAAGTTGTCTTGCACTCCATCGCTTTGGAATCCTCGTGCCAGCCGATTGGAGGGCAAGAGCAAGGAAGCCGTGGAAACCAACAAGGACATCGAGCAGTTGTTGCTTTCCATCCAAAAGGCTTTCGATGTGCTTGTGGAAAAGAGAACGGACTTCGAGGCTAAGGATGTCAAGGAGGCCTTGCAGGGCAGCGTCAAGACACAGACCACACTTCTCTCCTTCGTGGACGAGCATATCAGCGAACTCAGCACCCATGAGGGCATCGATATGTCGAAGAGCAGTGTCTGGACTTACAGAAAGATTCGCAGGAATCTCGCTGAGTTCATCGGGGCGAAGTATAGGTTGACTGATTTGGCTTTCGGACAGCTGACCGAGCCTTTCATCAGTGATTTTCACCATTACTTGCTTGACGAGAAAGGCTTTTCATCAGGAACCATCACCATCTATGTGTCGCTCTTCAAGAAGATGTGCCGCATCGCCTTTGAGCGAGGCTTGTGCAAGAACCTGCTGTTCGCCCATTATCGGGTTGGCACTCCAAAGGTTACGACACCCAAGGCTCTCAGCATGTCTGATTTCATAAAAATCCGTGATGTGGAACTGCCCGAAGACAAGCCGAGACTATCCGTTAGCCGTGACCTGTTTCTTTTCGCCTGCTATGCAGGAACAGCCTTCATAGACACCGTTTCCATTACGAAAGCCAATGTCAAGGTGTTGGAGGATGGCGACAAATGGCTCATCTATAACCGTAAGAAGACCGGAACACTTGCCAGGGTGAAACTCCTGCCCGAGGCGTTGGAGCTGATGGCGAAATACGAGGACGGGGCAAGAGATACCCTTTTCCCATTGCTGAGCACGAATCGTGTTCGTATCGATCTCATCACCATCTGCAAGTTGGCGGAAACGAGCAAGACCTATTCCTACCATTCGGGACGACACTCGTTCGCCAGCCTCATTACGCTGGAGGCTGGTGTGCCGATGGAGACCATCTGCAAGATGCTCGGTCACAAGGATGTGAAGATGACACAGCGGTATGCGAGAGTAACCCAAAAGAAGCTGTTTGAGGACATGGACAAGTTCATCGCTGCAACCGAGAAGGACTTTATTCTCGCATTATGAACAGGGCTTTCAACTTTTCTTTTTACAGTTTCAACTACATTATTATATTATAAGGACAACAACTATGAGCAGAAGTACATTTTCAATTTTGCCTTACATCAACAGACAGAAGGTGAAGGCAGACGGAACAGCCAACATACTTTGCCGCATCACCGTTGACGGCAAAAGTGCAGCCATTTCCACAGGCATATCCTGTACCCCACAGGAGTGGAACGCCAAGAAGGGAGAGGTACGGAACGCAAGGGACAACGGACGATTGGCAAGTTTCCTTGCTGAGGTCAAGGATAAATACAACTCACTTCTTACCGCCAATGGCATCATCACCGTGGAAATGCTGAAGGCAGTGTTGAAGGACAAGGACACGACAGGAAGGTTCTTGCTGAACTTTGGTGATACCATCGTGGAATGGTATCGAACCTCAAAAGCCAGACAAACCTTTCTGCACAAGCGGACATGGCAGAAGAACCTGAGAGCCTTTGTCCATTCGTTGGATAAGGACGACATCGCCTTTGAGGACATAGACGAGAATTTCGGGGAGGAATACAAGCTATTCCTGAAACGAGACCAGGGACGTATCGACAGCTACGTGAACCATTGCCTTCTCTGGCTGAACATGTTGATGTACAAGGCAGTGGACAGGAGCATTATCCGCTTCAATCCCATAGCCAAGATAGAGTATGAGAAGAAGGCAGCCCCGAAGATGACCCATATCAGCAAGGCAGACTTCATCAAGATGCTCTCTACCCCGATGGCTGACGAGCGAACGGAGCTTGCACGCAGATGTTTCATTTTTGCCTCGCTCACCTCCTTATCCTATATAGATGTAAAGAAACTGTACCCTCACCATATCAGTGAGAACTCCGATGGCAGGAAGTTCATCCGCAAGGAAAGAGAGAAGACAGGCGTGGAGTTCTTCGTGCCGCTCCATCCGATAGCCGAGAAGATTCTTTCGCTCTACAATACCACGGACGACAGCAAGCCTGTTTTTCCACTGGGTGAGAAGAAAGACATCTATCTTGATGTGCATACCCTTGGAATGGTGCTTGGCATAAGTAATAAGTTGGGATTCCACGCCAGCCGCCATACATTCGGAGTCTTGATGCTCAACGAGGACATTCCCATCGGCAGCATAGCCAAGATGATGGGACACGCAGACATTACAAGCACACAGGTCTATGCGCAGGTGACGGAGCAGAAGATTTCAAACGACATGGATAAGCTTATTGCCAAGCGAGAAAGGAACAGATTATCGAACGAAAAAACTATTGGAAAATGAACAGAGGAGTTATAACTATCAGCGAGAGCGGAACGGTATCCATGCCGACCGATACTGTATGGATGACCATGCAGGAGATTGCCGACATGTATAATGTGTTCGGCTGCTATGTGCGCAAGGCTGTCAAGGCTGTATTCAAGGACGGCATCCTGAAAGAGCAGGGTGTACGCCGTCATGTCTGGAAGAACGACCGCATCAGCTATGATGTGTATAGCCTTGAACTCGTCATTGCGGTAGCCTTCCGTATTGACAGCATTGAGAGCAGAGCCTTTCGGGAGTTCATCATGCAGTCCGTCATCGACAGACAGACAAGCCGCACTAAACTGGTCTGTATCTTTACAGAGAATGCAATGGCATAGACCTGCCATAAAGCAACGTTCCTTGGAGGCTTTGCGCCTCCAGCCACTTGGGCGAACCACCGCAGTGTGTTTTAGCATGGTATTAGATTTATACAGGTAACACAAATGATACCCGGCAAACACGAACAACTCGGTATAGCCAATAAAACGAGGCGACAACCTATAACAGCCACACTCGGTAAGTTATACGTTGTCGCCTTGTTCATTTCACCCCACTCATCAAGGACGTGTATTTCTCCTACAAGCCCTTCATTCGGTACGCCTCACGATAGTTAGCCATCAGAATCTTCTGAATGTCGGACTCGCGGTAGAGTATCTTTCCGCCAAGCTGGATATACGGGATGACACCGTTGTTTCGGTAGTCCTGCAGGGTTCTTCGGCTCAGTTGCAGCCTGGCGCAAAGCTCCTTGTCCGTCATGAAGCGCTCACCGCCAAGCATGGGGCGGTAGTTCATCACGGCACGTTCAAAATTGTCAACCATTCGGTTGAGGTGGTTCACGATGTGGTTCATCCACTCGCTGTTTCTTGTCATTACTTCATTGCTCATAGTTGTCTCGTTTTATTGTTAATACTTACGTTACTCGGTTTACTTGCTGCATTGGATAAAGTTGCTGTTGTATATTGACAGCCTAACCTGTGCGCTTGCGAAAGCGCATGTCCTTTTTCCTGTCCTCCACTACTGCTGCGATAGCCATCACGTCCTCCGGCTTGTAGTAGGTCTTGTGGCTGATTTGCGTATAAGCCAAAGTTCCGTTGTCCCGAAGCGTCTGCACTGTCCGTGGGCAGATGTTGAGCGTCTGACACACGTCCTGCGTGTCGAGCCACTTGTTCATGGTCTTGTCCTCACTGCGCTCACGGATTCTGTCCATGCGCTTCACGAAGTTCTCCAACTGGGCATCAAGATAGTTGAATGCCTCTTCCTCGAATACGATGAATCCCATACTTTTCTTTTTTCTAAGTTAATACTATGTTATATGTCGCAAAGCTCCACGCATATGCTGTGCTCCACGTTTGTGAGTGCAAAGATAAGGCACGGCAATCTAAAAACAAGCGTTTTCAATTTCTGTGGCAGTATGTTGCCGGGGGTTGCCGACTTCAACGCCAAAAACAACAAGAAAAACTTGCACGACTGCAACGAATACATGAACAATGATGAGTTGAGAAATACGTTGAAGTTCTCACAACTATCTCGGTATGCAAATAAGCAAGCCACAACTAAATTGCCACGTTACACCCAATCAGTTGCATGGCTGCACTCAGTACACTTACTTTGCACCCGACAATCGGTCAATGGTGCAAACCGTGACCACTATACCAACAATTTAAACAATGTAAGTTATGGCAAAAACAAAAGATGCAGTCTTGGCTCCTGGGCAAAAGGAGCTGATGGAAAAAGAGTATTTGGATTTTGTTAAACCATCTACGTATGGCAACAAAGCCAATCCAAGTAGTTGTAATTCTCTCTATGATGATGTAGAGAACCCAGAGTTGAGAGCAATTGTAGAGAAAGTTGCTGCAACAACTCCCTATCGAGAGGAAACATCAACGAATGAGGCTCAATCGCCACCGAATCCGCAGAAGCGCATCAGCGGCAAGCAGCGCAAGGCAACACTGGAGGAGTATCAGCAGACCTTCCTCCAAGTTCCAAGGATTGACGACCGCAAGCCAGTCTTCGTCAGTTCCGATGTACGAGACCGTCTTGATCGTGTCGTCCGCATCCTCGGAGGGAGACGCATGAGCGTATCGGGCATCATCGAGAACATCGTGCGCCACCACCTAAGCCTTTATGAAGAGGACTTCGAGGCTTGGCGCAAATTGTGAGAATTAAGGTCTGCGACCTTGGACATGGATAGCTGAAAGGCTGTAGTTCCAACTAACGTGTTCTGAGAGGGAGCGAGGTTATGTTTTGGGAATCCCAAAACGCCTCGCTCCACCATGAGGGCGGAGGAATTTTGCTCCCGACGGTCGCAGAAAGTGAGTGTACCAACTGTAAACAGTATATCGAATGACAAGCATACAGAAACAGAACAGGAAAAAGGGTGGAAGACCGCCCACAGGCAGGATTCACAAGCTGTCGAAGTCTGTCACGGTGAAGTTCTCGAAGCCAAGCTACGAGGCACTGAGGCTGAGGGCGAGAAAAGCCAACCGCAAGTTGGCGGAGTACATCCGTGAGTCCGCCTTGAACGGCGAGGTGGTCAGCGGACACAATGCAGAGACGGTAGCCATCGCCAAGAACCTCATTGGCATGGCGAACAACCTCAACCAACTTACCAAGCTGTCGCATCAGAGAGGTTTCCATGAAACCCATGTATATGTGGTGGACTTGTTGAGAAGATTGAAAGAAATCCTTGGCGAGTATCGCCAAGCAAGTTATAAACCGAAGCCAAGCAGTATGGGCAGAAAGGAGGATACCACATGATAGGCAAGCTAAAGAAGGGCAGCTCATTTGGTGGTTGCATCCGCTATGTTACAGGCAAGGACGAGGCGAAAATCATCGTCTCGGATGGTGTGTTACTCGGCACGAATGCCGAGATGACGCAAAGTTTCGAGCTACAGAGGCAGCTAAATCCAAGGATTAAGAAGCCTGTGGGACACATTGCATTGAGCTTCAAACCCGAGGACAAGCCACGTTTGACGGATGAGTTCATGGCTAAGATAGCCCTTGAATACATGCAGATGATGGGCATCACCGATACCCAATTCATCATCGTAAGGCATCACAATACGGACAATCCACATTGTCATATCGTGTATAACCGCATCAATAACGAGGGCAAACTCATATCAGACAGGAATGATTACAGGCGTAATGAGCAAGTTACCAAGGTCCTAAAATCCAAATATGGGCTGACTTACGGAACGGATAAGAGCAAGACTAATACTCGCAAGTTACGCAATGCTGAGCGTGCCAAATACGAGATTCACAATGCCGTCAAGGATGCCTTGAAAGGCGCTGATAGTTGGCAGAAATTCAAGAATGAACTTGCAAAGCGAGGTGTTCTCTTGGAGTTTGTCTATAAGGACAAGGAGCGAACCAAGGTGCAAGGCATCCGATTCTGCAAGGACGGATATAGCTTCAAGGGTACGCAGATTAGCCGAGACTATAGCTTTGGCAAACTGAATGCGAGATTAGAGGGAACGGAGAACCTTTTATCAGCAAGAGCCAAATCTGCTCAGCAATATGAGCAAGGCTATCACAAGAACAACCAGGAGCCATCCATATCGGAGAGCAGTCAAGACCCTTGGGACGGTATTTCTTCCATAGGACTTTTTGCTCCTGCCAATGCACAGACCTTTGAGCAATTCCCAGAGGATGAATCATCCAAGAAAAAAAAGAAGAAACGCAGAAGAGGCTTTAGCCTTTGATGCAAGTTACAAACCATTCAAACAATAAAAGAAAGATGAAAGAAGAACTATTGGAAGCCATCTACGGCACTGTTGAGAGATTGGAGCAGAAAGTCGATGAACTTTCTGCCTCCTCGAAGAATGCAGGAACGGAAAAAGCTCCTGCAAGTGCAGACATAACCAAGTTGGAGAAATCTATCATTGCTATGTTTGGCAAAGAAGAGGAAGTCATTGGTAAAATATCCAAATTAAGAGATGCCATTGTCGTTTTTGCTGACGTTATCAAGGTTGAACTTGGAAAAAATGAGCAGCGAAACAAGCTCTTGGTAGATGCTATCAAGCAGATGAAACAAGAGCATACTGTCACCTCGAAGGCATTGCAGGAAAAACTTGAAGTAATGAACAAATCACCTCAAAAGAAGGTTGTAACCCATCGCTTCGAGCCAACCTCAAAGAATGTTCTTCTTTTCATAGGTGGCTTGGCTCTATCTCTTGTCATTTCCATTTGGGGCAATCTCACCCAATGGCGAGAGCACCAAGATTGGGAGGAGGCAGACTTGAAATATAGGGCATTGAAGATGGTGCTTCCATCTAACGACCCGAACATTCGCTACATCGAAAAACATTTCAATGTCCAACGAGACGAAGACATAATTGATAAATTAAGAACCCAAGTTGATGTGTATGAAGATTCCGTCTATCACTACCACAAAATGGTTGAGATAGCATCATATAAAGATAGTATAGCAAGACAACTTATTGATGAATCAAATAGAATAAAGATGCAAGTAAACCGTAAAAAAAGTAAGTGAAAATGCTATTTTTGTATTATTATGCAAAGTGTAATCACGTATAACATAGTTTAATGTAGTTTAAATATTCTCTGAAAATTACTTTGTTTCAAAAAGTCTTCATATCTTTGCACTCGGAATACAAAATGATGCAAATAATTGCAGTTTGCTTTCGTTTTGGTACGATTGTTCCAATAACCATTGTGCAAGGTTGAAACAACTCAGACCTTACTGAGAAAAATTAAAGGCATCGACAACACGGTGATGCTTGTTGGTTAAAAATACATTCTTATAAAAATACAGACAATGAAAAAGAATGAAATTGAAGATTTACTTCTCTCTGAAATGGAAGAGGTAAATGGTGGCAGTGGTTCTAGCACTTGTGTTTGTGAATATGGTGGAGCTGGCGAAACTATCGTGTCTCCATCAGTTCCAGATCAACCTGAAAAAGGTTGGGTAGAATGTTAAAATGTGGGTATGCCAGGAGTAACTTTCTATAATTAGTTGTGCTACTTTTGACATGCCCTTTAAAATATTGTATTATGAACTATATAAGATTAAATCCTCAATATATTATTCGCAATGAAAAATGTTGTTCGTATATTGTAAAATTGGAACAACAAGTAGATAACGACGTACAAGGAAATTCTGGGAATATCTTTGTCGTACCACCTGTAGTAGGATTTATTATATCTGAAATTGGTAAAAATACTACGACAATATCATTGCAAAAAATTTCTTTGTCATTGGGTATAGATATTGCCAAAATTGAATATTTTGTGAATAATTTAATCGGTAAAAATGAAAGTAGGTTTACTTATAAGTATCAAACATTTGTTATTCCCGCTCATTTATTGGTTTATAGTATGTTGCCAGACGAACGTAAATATTACTTTGAGCAGGGATATAGTCCATTTGACAAATTCATTAACAAGCGTCCTACAGTGCCTTTCAATGTTAGCATTATGGTGACAACGGCATGTAACACCAATTGTATTTATTGCTATGCAAAACGTAGTAAAAACCTTTCTATGCCATTACAAAAAATAGAAAGAATTATAGATGAATGCCATAAAATTGGAGTTTCTAACATAGCTTTAACTGGAGGTGATATTTTTGCACGTAAAGATTGGAAAGAACTTCTTGGATATACATTAAATAAAGGGTATTATCCATTTCTTTCGACAAAGACACCGTTGACAGAGGATGATGTTAAGTTGTTAAAGGGTATCGGTATTGACAAAATGCAATTTTCTTTAGATTCAATTGATGGTGGCATCATACAAGTAATGGTTGGTGGCTCTAAAGCATATGTTGAAAAAGTAAAGAAGATGTTTTTGTATTGCCAACAAAATGGCGTGTCTTTAAATGTCAGAAGTGTTATAACTATCCATAATGGAACTGTTGAAAATTTCAAAGAGTTGTATGATTTTTTGTCTCAATTCGAAAATATTATTGATTGGGTAATAACTCCTGCATTTTATTCTGAGTTTAAGGAAGAATACAAAGACTATACACCAAGAAATGAGCAATTGGCATCTATTTCATCATATGTAGATGCTCAAAAGAAACATTTCCCAATCTTTTTAAATAAAATAAATAAGTGTGGGTATCAGTTGAAGAGATTTAAGACTGTTAACGAGTTTGTAAGTAACAATCAAATATGCCATGCAGGAAATTATATGCTGTCTATTTTGACTACAGGAATATGCACACCTTGTGAAATGCTTTATGACAATCCAGACTTTGTTCTTGGGAATATATATAATTTCCCATTAAAAACAATTTGGAATTCACCAAAAGCATTAGAGATATGTACATTTAGTCAAATTGAAAAGAGAGACACAAACTCTCCTTGTAAGCATTGCAAAGTTATTGATATTTGTCGCAAATCTATAAATAGACGTGTATGTTTTGTCGATATATCTAAGACTTTAGGTAAAGGCTATTTTGATTACCCAGACCCAAGATGTCCAAATTCTACCGTGACAGGTTATATTTTATAGCAAAACTGAAATATGAGATATTTTGTAGTTTTTTTAATTTACATAAGTTGTAATCTTGCTTGTATTGCACAAAGCATAACAGGAAAAATTGTAGATGAGCAGGGAAATGCAATACAATTTGCCAATGTTGCTATGCTACAATCAAAAGATTCTGTATTTGTTAAAGGTGTTGTTAGTGATGAAAATGGCAGTTTTATACTTAATACGCCTCATCAAAATGGAATTGTCAAGGTAACATGTATAGGATATAGGACTGTTTTCTTAAATGTAACTGATGATAATCTTGGTGTTATTGTTTTAAAAGAGGAATCTATGACATTAGGAGATGTCATCGTAAAATCTTCTTTACCCAAGAGTAAGTTGAAGAATGGGGCTGTTATCACAACCGTGGCTGGCTCAATATTGGAAAAAACGGGAAACATATACAATTTGCTTGACCGAATTCCCAATGTCACTACGCAAAACGGGAAAATCAATATCTTTGGAATTGGTGAACCAGTGATTTACATTAATGGCAAAAAGGTTAGGGATAATACGGAATTGGACCGCTTGAACCCAGATGAAATAAGCACTGTGGAGGTAAAACAAAATCCGGGAGCGCAATATGCCTCAAATGTAAAGGCGGTTATACGTATCAATACGAAAAAAAGAACAAAAGATGGATTCGGATTTGAAACGAGGACATTTGGGAAAAATGATGAAAACTCAAGAATTGGTGGATATGAGCAACTGAACATAAACTATCAGAAGAAAGGTCTTGAGACATTCACTGTCTTGAAGATTAAAGACGCTGAAAGTTCAATCAAGCAAGATCTCGTTCAAAACACCTATGTCGACAATGTTTGGCATCAACGCAATGATATTAAGGGTAGCATAAGAAACAGGCAATTATATTGCGGACTAGGAGTTAACTATCAGATAAGCAATAATAGTTTTATAGGTGCAAGTTTCAACTTCAACCGCATGTTCAATAAAGCTGTAAGCAATATAGCGACAACCATATATAAAGATTATGCCTTCACGGAAGAATCCGCAAGTGACATAGCAAAACCAGGCAACATGAGCCTTGCAAGTAGTAACGTTTATTATATGGGGAAAATAGGCATCGTGGACATAAATTTTAATACCGATTGGCTTTGGGACAAAGATTTCTCCAAAGTAAATACCCTTGAAAGGTACCAAGAGTATGGAGGCGATTGGCAGGATAAAGCTGTACATACAAAAACAAATACCAAGAATGAGCTTTTTGCTTCCAAGCTGACATTGACTTTGCCATTTTGGAAAGGACAACTTTCTTTCGGAGGAGAATACTCTAATACTAACCGTAACAGTTCGTATGATGTTCAGCCTATGGGATTATTGGACAAACAGGATAACAGAATCAAGGAGGGCATGGCCTCTGTGTTTTGTGATTATACACGGAAATTCGGGCAATTGAGAGTCCTTGCGGGAATAAGGTATGAGAATACGGATTTTAATTATTATGAAGAAGGAAAAAGAATCCCCGAACAAAGTAAGAGGTATGGGAATCTCCTTCCTTCATTATCATTATCCCTTCCGGTAGGAAAAACCCAAATGCAATTAAGCTATGGAGCTACAATAAAGCGTCCTTCATATTATGATATGCGGTCAGGAATAGGGTATGATAATCGTTATACTTATGAATCAGGAAACCCCTTCCTTGTCTCGGAAATAAGCCGTAACATTAATTATATGGTGTCTTACAAATGGCTTATGGCTGAGGGCATTTATACTCATGTATCTGATCCAATTGTGATGTTAACTCAGTCGTACAAGGACAATCCTAATATAGCGTTAATACAAAATGTGAATTGGAAACCATATAATCGTATCGGGGCTTCGCTTTCCGCAAGTCCCAAATTTGGAATATGGCATCCCTCTTTGCGTTTCCATT
The Segatella copri DNA segment above includes these coding regions:
- a CDS encoding radical SAM/SPASM domain-containing protein, whose product is MNYIRLNPQYIIRNEKCCSYIVKLEQQVDNDVQGNSGNIFVVPPVVGFIISEIGKNTTTISLQKISLSLGIDIAKIEYFVNNLIGKNESRFTYKYQTFVIPAHLLVYSMLPDERKYYFEQGYSPFDKFINKRPTVPFNVSIMVTTACNTNCIYCYAKRSKNLSMPLQKIERIIDECHKIGVSNIALTGGDIFARKDWKELLGYTLNKGYYPFLSTKTPLTEDDVKLLKGIGIDKMQFSLDSIDGGIIQVMVGGSKAYVEKVKKMFLYCQQNGVSLNVRSVITIHNGTVENFKELYDFLSQFENIIDWVITPAFYSEFKEEYKDYTPRNEQLASISSYVDAQKKHFPIFLNKINKCGYQLKRFKTVNEFVSNNQICHAGNYMLSILTTGICTPCEMLYDNPDFVLGNIYNFPLKTIWNSPKALEICTFSQIEKRDTNSPCKHCKVIDICRKSINRRVCFVDISKTLGKGYFDYPDPRCPNSTVTGYIL
- a CDS encoding helix-turn-helix domain-containing protein, with the protein product MSNEVMTRNSEWMNHIVNHLNRMVDNFERAVMNYRPMLGGERFMTDKELCARLQLSRRTLQDYRNNGVIPYIQLGGKILYRESDIQKILMANYREAYRMKGL
- a CDS encoding relaxase/mobilization nuclease domain-containing protein — encoded protein: MIGKLKKGSSFGGCIRYVTGKDEAKIIVSDGVLLGTNAEMTQSFELQRQLNPRIKKPVGHIALSFKPEDKPRLTDEFMAKIALEYMQMMGITDTQFIIVRHHNTDNPHCHIVYNRINNEGKLISDRNDYRRNEQVTKVLKSKYGLTYGTDKSKTNTRKLRNAERAKYEIHNAVKDALKGADSWQKFKNELAKRGVLLEFVYKDKERTKVQGIRFCKDGYSFKGTQISRDYSFGKLNARLEGTENLLSARAKSAQQYEQGYHKNNQEPSISESSQDPWDGISSIGLFAPANAQTFEQFPEDESSKKKKKKRRRGFSL
- a CDS encoding sulfatase-like hydrolase/transferase — protein: MLAQQNQWFSNHVSGSNGTRSGVFSLFFGLSCYYWESFDPAHIQPLFIKRLQELGYEIQTYPSATFADPPFGRVIFGGVPGIHTETKGNTPLERDTRIAEEFISDSQQHKKSGKPFFSFLFFDLPHSFGLPADKNKRFQPAWAYADYTKLSNDMDPTPFWNMYRNCCYQDDLLLGRIFETLKKEGLMDNTIIILSGDHSQEFNENHNNYWGHNGNFSKAQIGVPMIWHVPGAKPQKFMHRTTHYDVVPTLMKNHLGIKNNPADYSMGRMMTDKTPRLWHVVGSNLNYAFIINNDTILEKTADGALDVYDAHMNPVKNYRLPAKQFDQAIKQLNRFFK
- a CDS encoding site-specific integrase, with amino-acid sequence MKIEKFKVLLYLKKSGMDKNGKAPIMGRITVNRTMAQFSCKLSCTPSLWNPRASRLEGKSKEAVETNKDIEQLLLSIQKAFDVLVEKRTDFEAKDVKEALQGSVKTQTTLLSFVDEHISELSTHEGIDMSKSSVWTYRKIRRNLAEFIGAKYRLTDLAFGQLTEPFISDFHHYLLDEKGFSSGTITIYVSLFKKMCRIAFERGLCKNLLFAHYRVGTPKVTTPKALSMSDFIKIRDVELPEDKPRLSVSRDLFLFACYAGTAFIDTVSITKANVKVLEDGDKWLIYNRKKTGTLARVKLLPEALELMAKYEDGARDTLFPLLSTNRVRIDLITICKLAETSKTYSYHSGRHSFASLITLEAGVPMETICKMLGHKDVKMTQRYARVTQKKLFEDMDKFIAATEKDFILAL
- a CDS encoding plasmid mobilization protein, coding for MTSIQKQNRKKGGRPPTGRIHKLSKSVTVKFSKPSYEALRLRARKANRKLAEYIRESALNGEVVSGHNAETVAIAKNLIGMANNLNQLTKLSHQRGFHETHVYVVDLLRRLKEILGEYRQASYKPKPSSMGRKEDTT
- a CDS encoding DUF3408 domain-containing protein gives rise to the protein MAKTKDAVLAPGQKELMEKEYLDFVKPSTYGNKANPSSCNSLYDDVENPELRAIVEKVAATTPYREETSTNEAQSPPNPQKRISGKQRKATLEEYQQTFLQVPRIDDRKPVFVSSDVRDRLDRVVRILGGRRMSVSGIIENIVRHHLSLYEEDFEAWRKL
- a CDS encoding helix-turn-helix domain-containing protein is translated as MGFIVFEEEAFNYLDAQLENFVKRMDRIRERSEDKTMNKWLDTQDVCQTLNICPRTVQTLRDNGTLAYTQISHKTYYKPEDVMAIAAVVEDRKKDMRFRKRTG
- a CDS encoding TonB-dependent receptor domain-containing protein — encoded protein: MRYFVVFLIYISCNLACIAQSITGKIVDEQGNAIQFANVAMLQSKDSVFVKGVVSDENGSFILNTPHQNGIVKVTCIGYRTVFLNVTDDNLGVIVLKEESMTLGDVIVKSSLPKSKLKNGAVITTVAGSILEKTGNIYNLLDRIPNVTTQNGKINIFGIGEPVIYINGKKVRDNTELDRLNPDEISTVEVKQNPGAQYASNVKAVIRINTKKRTKDGFGFETRTFGKNDENSRIGGYEQLNINYQKKGLETFTVLKIKDAESSIKQDLVQNTYVDNVWHQRNDIKGSIRNRQLYCGLGVNYQISNNSFIGASFNFNRMFNKAVSNIATTIYKDYAFTEESASDIAKPGNMSLASSNVYYMGKIGIVDINFNTDWLWDKDFSKVNTLERYQEYGGDWQDKAVHTKTNTKNELFASKLTLTLPFWKGQLSFGGEYSNTNRNSSYDVQPMGLLDKQDNRIKEGMASVFCDYTRKFGQLRVLAGIRYENTDFNYYEEGKRIPEQSKRYGNLLPSLSLSLPVGKTQMQLSYGATIKRPSYYDMRSGIGYDNRYTYESGNPFLVSEISRNINYMVSYKWLMAEGIYTHVSDPIVMLTQSYKDNPNIALIQNVNWKPYNRIGASLSASPKFGIWHPSLRFHFFKQWFDMETHGGHGLDNPKITVRFDNTIDTKFCTISLLLTAQTKGDDETSYMYRNYFSSNLSIYKSFLKGKMVVFFYANDLLGTGNMHSKMYSGSMREIIHHDYSISEYSLTIRYRFNVAKKKYKGTGAGQSQKSRMSL
- a CDS encoding site-specific integrase; the protein is MSRSTFSILPYINRQKVKADGTANILCRITVDGKSAAISTGISCTPQEWNAKKGEVRNARDNGRLASFLAEVKDKYNSLLTANGIITVEMLKAVLKDKDTTGRFLLNFGDTIVEWYRTSKARQTFLHKRTWQKNLRAFVHSLDKDDIAFEDIDENFGEEYKLFLKRDQGRIDSYVNHCLLWLNMLMYKAVDRSIIRFNPIAKIEYEKKAAPKMTHISKADFIKMLSTPMADERTELARRCFIFASLTSLSYIDVKKLYPHHISENSDGRKFIRKEREKTGVEFFVPLHPIAEKILSLYNTTDDSKPVFPLGEKKDIYLDVHTLGMVLGISNKLGFHASRHTFGVLMLNEDIPIGSIAKMMGHADITSTQVYAQVTEQKISNDMDKLIAKRERNRLSNEKTIGK